The following are from one region of the Hydrogenophaga sp. BPS33 genome:
- a CDS encoding YecA/YgfB family protein, whose amino-acid sequence MTEPTPESAPDALDYEDYDALDAILDDLRTRGDEVPQWEFCEGAMAALLCTRRPIEPAEWLTVLLGTGPLPTAPQDEGTHFSNTAQYERFMELWSRRQAEVAASLAAPVDTLEDERSYHPELMDVRGAVAALSEEERADFQDQELPAYAQVWALGFMFVVENWGEEWEPPRDKDTAAWIDEALERIVALTEDDTDKPTVNMHVEDGPPSVSDDRLNAFGAAIWAVYDLHQIGKSLGPRVEPVRKEATPGRNDPCPCGSGKKYKKCHGA is encoded by the coding sequence ATGACCGAACCCACCCCCGAGTCCGCACCCGATGCGCTGGACTATGAAGACTACGACGCGCTCGACGCCATCCTGGACGACCTGCGCACGCGCGGCGACGAGGTGCCGCAGTGGGAATTCTGCGAAGGTGCGATGGCCGCGCTGCTGTGCACGCGCCGCCCGATCGAGCCCGCCGAATGGCTGACGGTGCTGCTGGGCACCGGACCGCTGCCCACCGCGCCGCAAGACGAGGGCACGCATTTCAGCAACACCGCGCAATACGAGCGCTTCATGGAACTGTGGTCGCGCCGGCAGGCCGAGGTGGCGGCTTCGCTGGCCGCGCCGGTGGACACGTTGGAAGACGAGCGCAGCTACCACCCCGAACTGATGGATGTGCGCGGCGCGGTGGCCGCCTTGTCCGAAGAGGAGCGCGCGGACTTCCAGGACCAGGAACTGCCCGCCTACGCGCAGGTGTGGGCGCTGGGCTTCATGTTCGTGGTGGAGAACTGGGGCGAGGAGTGGGAGCCGCCCCGCGACAAGGACACCGCCGCCTGGATCGACGAGGCGTTGGAGCGCATCGTCGCGCTGACCGAAGACGACACCGACAAGCCCACGGTGAACATGCACGTGGAAGACGGCCCGCCCAGTGTGAGCGACGACCGCCTCAACGCCTTCGGCGCGGCGATCTGGGCGGTATATGACCTGCACCAGATCGGCAAGAGCCTGGGGCCGCGCGTGGAGCCGGTGCGCAAGGAAGCGACCCCAGGGCGCAACGACCCGTGCCCTTGCGGCAGCGGCAAGAAATACAAGAAGTGCCACGGGGCTTGA
- a CDS encoding FMN-binding glutamate synthase family protein, with product MLDRLNALYPVRYTALALCVLITLLSLFTLVAFGIGGVSFLVFGALSLVGFWDLRQIKSSVRRNYPVIGNLRFMLEKIRPEMRQYFLESDTDATPFSRSQRSLVYARAKGETDKRPFGSQLDMSVDGHEWLNHSLQPTTLATHDFRVLIGGDACTQAYHASVFNISAMSFGALSANAIQALNAGAQRGRFAHDTGEGSISAWHRVHHGDLIWEIGSGYFGCRDETGRFSPERFRANAIDPQVKMIEIKLSQGAKPGHGGVLPGPKVTPEIAAARGVLVGADCISPSSHSAFDTPIGLMLFIAQLRELSGGKPIGFKLCIGHPWEWFAIVKAMLVTGVRPDFIVVDGAEGGTGAAPLEFTDHVGAPLQEGLRLVHNTLVGVNLREHIRIGCAGKIVSAFDIVRAMAIGADWCNSARGFMFALGCIQAQSCHTGHCPTGVTTQDPVRQQALVIPDKADRVYHFHQSTLMALQELVQAAGLQHPRDITSHHLVRRVSENEVRLLANLLPLTPPGALLTDLASQHAVFTTYWERASAKRFGLA from the coding sequence ATGCTCGACCGACTCAACGCCCTCTACCCCGTGCGCTACACGGCGCTGGCCCTGTGCGTGTTGATCACGCTGCTCAGCCTGTTCACGCTGGTGGCCTTTGGCATCGGCGGCGTGTCGTTCCTGGTGTTCGGCGCGTTGTCGTTGGTGGGCTTCTGGGATCTGCGGCAGATCAAAAGTTCGGTGCGGCGCAACTACCCGGTGATCGGAAATCTGCGCTTCATGCTGGAGAAGATCCGGCCCGAGATGCGCCAGTACTTCCTGGAGAGCGATACCGACGCCACACCTTTCTCGCGCAGCCAGCGCAGCCTGGTCTACGCGCGCGCCAAGGGCGAAACCGACAAGCGCCCCTTCGGATCGCAGCTGGACATGAGCGTCGACGGCCATGAGTGGCTCAACCACTCGCTGCAGCCCACCACCCTGGCCACGCACGACTTCCGCGTGCTGATCGGTGGCGATGCCTGCACCCAGGCCTACCACGCGAGCGTGTTCAACATCTCGGCCATGAGCTTCGGCGCGCTCTCGGCCAACGCCATCCAGGCGCTCAATGCGGGCGCGCAGCGCGGCCGCTTCGCGCACGACACCGGCGAAGGCTCCATTTCGGCCTGGCACCGCGTGCACCATGGCGATCTCATCTGGGAGATCGGCTCGGGCTACTTCGGCTGCCGCGACGAGACCGGGCGCTTCAGCCCCGAGCGTTTCCGGGCCAACGCCATCGACCCGCAGGTGAAGATGATCGAGATCAAGCTCAGCCAGGGCGCCAAGCCGGGCCATGGCGGCGTGCTGCCCGGGCCGAAGGTGACGCCCGAGATCGCGGCCGCGCGCGGCGTGCTGGTGGGCGCGGACTGCATCTCGCCCTCGTCGCACAGCGCGTTCGACACACCCATCGGGCTGATGCTGTTCATCGCCCAACTGCGCGAACTCTCGGGCGGCAAGCCGATCGGCTTCAAGCTCTGCATCGGCCACCCCTGGGAATGGTTCGCCATCGTCAAGGCCATGCTGGTCACCGGCGTGCGGCCCGACTTCATCGTGGTCGACGGCGCCGAGGGCGGTACGGGCGCGGCACCGCTGGAGTTCACCGACCACGTGGGCGCGCCGCTGCAGGAAGGCCTGCGCCTGGTGCACAACACGCTGGTGGGTGTGAACCTGCGCGAGCACATCAGAATCGGCTGCGCGGGCAAGATCGTGAGCGCGTTCGACATCGTGCGCGCCATGGCCATCGGCGCGGACTGGTGCAACAGCGCGCGCGGCTTCATGTTCGCCTTGGGCTGCATCCAGGCGCAGAGCTGCCACACCGGCCACTGCCCCACAGGCGTCACGACACAGGACCCGGTGCGCCAGCAGGCCCTGGTCATCCCCGACAAGGCCGACCGTGTCTACCACTTCCACCAGAGCACGCTGATGGCGCTGCAGGAGCTGGTGCAGGCCGCCGGCCTGCAACACCCGCGCGACATCACCTCGCACCACCTGGTGCGCCGCGTGAGCGAAAACGAAGTGCGCCTGCTGGCCAACCTGCTGCCGCTCACGCCACCGGGCGCGCTGCTGACCGACCTGGCCTCGCAGCATGCGGTGTTCACGACCTACTGGGAGCGGGCGAGCGCGAAGCGGTTCGGGTTGGCTTGA
- a CDS encoding GFA family protein: MPSTRYCGSCHCGQVAFEVEGEIDSGMACNCSICSRKGSLLWFVPRERLELKTPEGAAATYTFNKHVIRHRFCPTCGIHPYGEGVDPKGNAMAAINLRCIEGLDLGAVKVTEYNGRES; the protein is encoded by the coding sequence ATGCCCAGCACACGGTATTGCGGCAGTTGCCACTGCGGCCAGGTGGCCTTCGAGGTCGAAGGCGAGATCGACAGCGGGATGGCCTGCAATTGCTCGATCTGCTCGCGCAAGGGGTCTTTGCTGTGGTTCGTGCCGCGCGAGCGGCTCGAACTCAAGACCCCGGAAGGCGCCGCAGCGACCTACACCTTCAACAAGCACGTGATCCGGCACCGCTTCTGCCCCACCTGCGGCATCCACCCGTATGGCGAAGGGGTCGATCCCAAGGGCAACGCCATGGCGGCCATCAACCTGCGCTGCATCGAGGGCCTGGACCTGGGTGCGGTGAAAGTGACCGAATACAACGGGCGCGAGAGCTGA
- a CDS encoding DUF488 domain-containing protein — protein sequence MAIRVVRLGSERAKGEGLRIGTVRRPPRGVPKAEFASGNWYDVWYPNLAPSVDTMKLGQTAETPAQWTAFTRKYRSEMAEPEAVRSLELLAALSHQTDFSVGCYCENEAHCHRSVLRELLRDKGAKMET from the coding sequence ATGGCGATTCGGGTGGTACGGCTGGGCAGCGAGAGGGCAAAAGGTGAGGGCCTGCGCATCGGGACGGTGCGCCGGCCGCCGCGCGGCGTGCCCAAGGCCGAGTTCGCGTCCGGCAACTGGTACGACGTGTGGTACCCCAACCTCGCGCCCAGCGTGGACACCATGAAACTCGGCCAGACGGCCGAGACGCCCGCGCAATGGACCGCGTTCACGCGCAAGTACCGCAGCGAAATGGCCGAACCCGAGGCGGTGCGCAGCCTCGAATTGCTGGCCGCGCTCTCACACCAGACGGATTTTTCCGTCGGTTGTTATTGCGAGAACGAGGCCCACTGCCACCGCTCGGTGCTGCGCGAGCTGCTGCGGGACAAGGGCGCAAAGATGGAAACCTGA
- a CDS encoding toxin-antitoxin system YwqK family antitoxin: protein MSKSLVTGLVAVLLCASAHAIPRCELNGESVNPNNGHTTAGKSGVMRCTDEDGSVRRREQTLRDGRFVGPVVMVLADGERREYSVNDKGNRHGLARSFDSKGTLRKEENLDNGSHVGVQKQFAEAGYLQELHFADERRTVLTIGYLADGTLNELRCTPTSVVPQDREVCGHAGRVSEVTLYREAGKPSGTVSYLAGKMQRQSALDREGRVVRSEERKDGRLIRRTFYPATGKPRSETEFVESEANSRAGREGTAREWHESGQMTQETMWADGYEQRIQQWYLNGQPKQRVQVRRDGREQARTTERFWDNGQLAAVNVERNGRPLGWQKYFSEDGVLLREDEHGGERGLLQRRKHYNAHGGLEREERFLEDGSRIGP, encoded by the coding sequence ATGTCTAAAAGCCTTGTCACTGGCCTGGTGGCGGTGCTGCTGTGCGCGAGCGCCCATGCCATTCCACGTTGCGAACTCAACGGCGAAAGCGTGAACCCGAACAACGGACACACCACCGCCGGCAAGAGTGGGGTGATGCGCTGCACCGACGAAGACGGCTCGGTGCGCCGGCGCGAGCAGACCTTGCGCGACGGCCGCTTCGTCGGCCCGGTGGTGATGGTGCTGGCCGACGGCGAACGGCGCGAGTACAGCGTCAACGACAAGGGCAACCGCCACGGCCTGGCGCGCAGCTTCGACTCCAAAGGCACGCTGCGCAAGGAAGAGAACCTGGACAACGGCAGCCATGTCGGCGTGCAGAAGCAATTCGCCGAAGCCGGCTACCTGCAGGAACTGCACTTCGCCGACGAGCGCCGCACCGTGCTCACCATCGGCTACCTGGCCGACGGCACGCTCAACGAGCTGCGTTGCACGCCCACCAGCGTGGTGCCGCAGGACCGCGAGGTCTGCGGCCACGCCGGCCGGGTGAGCGAGGTCACGCTGTACCGCGAAGCGGGCAAGCCCTCGGGCACGGTGAGCTACCTCGCGGGCAAGATGCAGCGCCAGAGCGCGCTCGACCGCGAAGGCCGCGTGGTGCGCAGCGAAGAGCGCAAGGACGGCCGCCTCATCCGGCGCACCTTCTACCCCGCGACGGGCAAGCCGCGCAGCGAGACCGAGTTCGTCGAAAGCGAAGCCAACAGCCGCGCCGGGCGCGAAGGCACGGCGCGCGAATGGCACGAGAGCGGCCAGATGACGCAGGAAACCATGTGGGCCGACGGCTATGAGCAGCGCATCCAGCAGTGGTACCTGAACGGGCAGCCCAAGCAGCGCGTGCAGGTGCGCCGTGACGGGCGCGAACAGGCGCGCACCACCGAACGCTTCTGGGACAACGGCCAGCTGGCCGCGGTGAACGTGGAGCGCAACGGCCGCCCCCTGGGTTGGCAGAAATACTTCAGCGAAGACGGTGTGCTGCTGCGGGAAGACGAGCATGGCGGTGAGCGTGGCCTGCTGCAACGGCGCAAGCATTACAACGCGCACGGTGGACTGGAACGCGAGGAGCGATTCCTGGAAGACGGTTCGCGCATCGGCCCCTAA
- a CDS encoding putative toxin-antitoxin system toxin component, PIN family has protein sequence METSTALVLDTNIALDLFVFQDPATAALREAVERATGEWIVTAAMREELVRVLAYPQIARRLVAQDKPAQAVLDAFDRCTRLVPDAPKAAFTCKDADDQKFIDLAAQHRATLVSKDDAVLCMARRLARVGVLVCHEWSPAHV, from the coding sequence GTGGAGACGTCCACTGCCCTGGTGCTCGACACCAACATCGCACTCGATCTCTTCGTCTTTCAAGACCCGGCCACCGCCGCGCTGCGCGAAGCCGTGGAGCGCGCGACGGGTGAATGGATCGTGACCGCCGCCATGCGCGAAGAACTCGTGCGCGTGCTGGCCTACCCGCAGATCGCCCGCCGCCTCGTCGCGCAAGACAAGCCGGCGCAAGCAGTGCTCGACGCCTTCGACCGCTGCACCCGCCTCGTGCCCGACGCGCCCAAGGCCGCGTTCACCTGCAAGGACGCGGACGACCAGAAGTTCATCGACCTCGCCGCGCAGCACCGCGCCACGCTGGTCAGCAAGGACGACGCGGTGCTTTGCATGGCCAGGCGCCTGGCCCGCGTGGGTGTGCTTGTTTGCCACGAATGGAGCCCTGCCCATGTCTAA